A genomic stretch from Pararhizobium sp. IMCC21322 includes:
- a CDS encoding AEC family transporter — protein sequence MELVISIVLPVFGLIGLGWLSAHSGYLKMTTGDGLIDFVFRIGIPLLIFRTIASADFTGVQPWSLWASYFSGVVIAWVLGTLVIRRVFQRDARAGVVGGVSSAFSNTVLIGIPLILRAYDDEGAAAIFLLISIHLPLMMLTCTLLQQRAMRLDGLLDRETGIIETLKVVVLGLVKNPIIVGIVGGGLWYLVGLPLAGLPKTLIGYLADVAGALALFAMGMQLRRYEVSGNILPAIYLSIIKLSVMPAIVLVAALYIFPLPPLWVKAMVVTAACPVGVNTLLIADYFKTGQALASNTITISTGLSVGTMALWLYIAELVV from the coding sequence TTGGAACTGGTTATCTCAATCGTATTGCCGGTCTTTGGTCTGATCGGTCTTGGCTGGCTGTCGGCTCACAGCGGCTATCTGAAAATGACAACCGGCGACGGATTGATTGATTTCGTCTTTCGCATCGGCATTCCGTTGCTGATCTTTCGCACCATCGCCTCTGCCGATTTTACCGGCGTGCAACCCTGGAGCCTTTGGGCCAGTTATTTCTCGGGCGTTGTGATTGCGTGGGTGCTTGGGACGCTGGTCATCCGCCGGGTGTTTCAGCGCGATGCGCGGGCAGGTGTTGTCGGCGGTGTTTCATCAGCCTTTTCCAACACGGTTCTGATTGGCATTCCCCTGATCTTGCGGGCTTATGATGATGAAGGTGCCGCCGCGATTTTCCTTCTGATCTCAATTCATCTGCCACTGATGATGCTGACCTGCACCCTGTTGCAGCAGCGTGCCATGCGGCTAGATGGTCTGCTGGACAGGGAAACGGGTATTATCGAGACATTGAAAGTGGTGGTGCTGGGTCTTGTCAAAAATCCAATCATCGTGGGCATTGTCGGCGGGGGATTGTGGTATCTGGTCGGTCTGCCGCTTGCCGGTCTGCCCAAAACCCTGATTGGTTATCTGGCCGATGTGGCTGGAGCGCTGGCCCTGTTCGCCATGGGCATGCAGCTCCGCCGCTACGAGGTTTCCGGCAACATACTGCCAGCTATCTATCTTTCGATCATCAAATTGAGCGTCATGCCCGCCATCGTTCTGGTGGCTGCGCTTTACATTTTCCCGCTGCCGCCCTTATGGGTGAAAGCGATGGTCGTAACCGCCGCATGCCCTGTCGGGGTCAACACCCTGTTGATTGCGGATTACTTCAAAACCGGGCAGGCACTGGCCTCCAACACCATCACAATTTCCACCGGCCTCAGTGTGGGAACCATGGCGCTGTGGCTGTATATTGCCGAGCTCGTGGTCTGA
- a CDS encoding NADPH-dependent FMN reductase, whose protein sequence is MKILAISGSGRAASTNTAMLHALSAMARPDNQIVVFDRICDLPVFSPDMEAVALPQPVQNFADLVRDSDSMIVASPEYVRAIPGGLKNAIDWLVSRDEIIGRPIALMHASHRGDDMLQQLRLVLSTVSTRFSADIFLRFDLMKRSPEEILNFFQLPPNRRAMAGFLSEFSEFCQQ, encoded by the coding sequence ATGAAAATTCTAGCGATTTCCGGCAGCGGGCGAGCGGCCTCAACCAATACGGCCATGCTGCACGCTTTGTCCGCAATGGCCCGGCCAGACAATCAGATTGTCGTGTTTGATCGCATTTGCGATTTGCCAGTCTTTTCCCCGGATATGGAAGCCGTGGCATTGCCGCAACCGGTCCAGAACTTTGCCGATCTTGTTCGGGACAGCGACAGCATGATCGTAGCAAGCCCGGAATATGTCAGAGCCATTCCGGGCGGACTGAAAAACGCCATCGACTGGCTGGTGTCGCGCGATGAAATCATTGGAAGGCCAATTGCTCTGATGCATGCCTCTCATCGGGGCGATGATATGCTCCAACAACTCCGGTTGGTCTTGTCCACGGTCAGTACACGTTTTTCTGCAGACATCTTTTTGCGGTTTGACCTGATGAAGCGGTCACCTGAAGAGATTTTGAATTTTTTTCAGTTGCCGCCGAACAGGCGGGCGATGGCAGGTTTCCTCAGTGAATTCTCGGAGTTTTGTCAACAATGA
- a CDS encoding DMT family transporter, with amino-acid sequence MEAQNKQTSFLFAAATILLAIMLYDVMGAIIKHLSQSYPTPQLSMFRNLFGFIPTLLILLWSPKWVQAGRPLVIRQWKLAFARGGIGAFAQVSFYLAIFHLEFATATTILFAGPLFVTALSIPLLGHKVGLARWLAVLIGFAGVLLVMQPTAPDFTWYAVLPLCAAAGFASISVSAHLFDDAVPTALINLYYNTGALIGAVALVVFTGGFVPIGSLIDWLWLGVMGIAGSIAAFCMISAYRSVEPSSLSPFEYFAIPFSFSLGWLFFSETPFDRLFPGVLLIVGGGLFIILRERSLKMNR; translated from the coding sequence GTGGAAGCCCAAAACAAACAGACATCATTTCTTTTCGCTGCCGCCACCATTTTACTGGCGATCATGCTTTATGACGTTATGGGCGCGATCATAAAGCATCTGAGCCAGTCATATCCGACCCCGCAGCTTTCGATGTTTCGCAATTTGTTCGGGTTTATCCCAACTCTTCTCATTCTTCTGTGGTCACCAAAATGGGTTCAGGCAGGCAGACCATTGGTCATACGGCAATGGAAGCTGGCATTTGCGCGTGGCGGGATCGGTGCCTTTGCCCAGGTGAGTTTTTACCTTGCGATCTTTCATCTGGAATTTGCCACTGCCACGACAATCCTGTTTGCCGGCCCCTTATTCGTAACAGCGCTGTCCATTCCCTTGCTGGGTCACAAGGTTGGTCTGGCGCGATGGCTGGCAGTGCTGATTGGATTTGCCGGCGTCTTGCTGGTGATGCAGCCCACGGCTCCCGACTTTACCTGGTATGCGGTTCTTCCGCTCTGCGCGGCTGCAGGATTTGCCAGTATCAGCGTCTCAGCTCACCTGTTTGACGACGCCGTACCGACAGCTTTGATCAATCTTTATTACAACACCGGCGCGCTGATTGGCGCAGTCGCTCTGGTCGTCTTCACCGGTGGATTTGTCCCCATTGGAAGCTTAATAGATTGGCTGTGGTTGGGCGTCATGGGCATAGCTGGAAGCATTGCTGCCTTTTGTATGATTTCCGCCTACAGATCGGTAGAACCCAGCAGCCTGTCCCCGTTTGAATATTTCGCCATACCCTTTTCATTTTCTCTGGGGTGGCTTTTCTTTTCAGAAACACCGTTTGACCGGTTGTTCCCCGGGGTTCTGTTGATCGTGGGCGGCGGGCTTTTTATTATTTTGCGCGAGCGATCCCTGAAAATGAACCGCTGA
- the gluQRS gene encoding tRNA glutamyl-Q(34) synthetase GluQRS encodes MSQNVPDLQPVFRFAPSPNGELHIGHALSALTNHRMAEQLGGVFLLRFDDTDRGRVRPQYEAQILDDLAWLGITWSGDPLRFTTARGEIDACLKTLRLKGQTFQARLSRKQIKDAASAHERETGTPWPKDPDGAPFYPKSPQDTASNGDAAERLRMSSVAETLGRETVVWTEFDADGSTTQQERAISDWGDVVLRAKSGDDVYTFATVVHDNLIGVSHIVRGTDMQENTTVQRVLQELLGLPAPIYHHHRLVLDDAGKKLSKSDKSISLRALRAEGMTRDQLFEQIGWVDG; translated from the coding sequence TTGTCCCAGAACGTACCCGACCTGCAACCTGTTTTCCGCTTTGCGCCCAGCCCCAATGGCGAGTTACATATTGGCCACGCCCTATCGGCCCTCACCAACCATCGCATGGCAGAGCAACTGGGTGGCGTGTTTCTGCTGCGGTTTGACGATACGGATCGTGGCCGGGTGCGGCCACAATATGAAGCACAGATACTGGATGATCTGGCCTGGCTCGGCATTACCTGGTCTGGCGATCCGCTGCGCTTTACCACTGCCCGCGGCGAAATTGATGCCTGTCTGAAAACACTGCGTCTGAAAGGACAGACCTTTCAGGCGCGGCTGTCGCGCAAGCAGATCAAGGATGCAGCGAGCGCACATGAACGCGAGACCGGAACGCCCTGGCCAAAGGACCCGGATGGTGCGCCCTTCTATCCCAAAAGCCCGCAGGACACTGCCAGCAATGGCGATGCGGCCGAACGGTTGCGAATGAGCTCGGTGGCTGAGACGTTGGGCCGGGAAACTGTCGTGTGGACGGAATTTGATGCTGACGGTTCAACCACACAGCAAGAGCGGGCCATTTCCGATTGGGGTGACGTGGTTTTGCGCGCCAAATCCGGTGATGATGTCTACACGTTTGCAACCGTGGTGCATGATAATCTGATCGGTGTCAGCCACATTGTGCGCGGCACGGATATGCAGGAAAATACCACCGTTCAGCGTGTGCTTCAGGAACTGCTGGGTCTCCCGGCACCAATCTATCATCACCACCGTCTGGTGCTGGATGATGCTGGCAAGAAGCTGTCAAAGTCTGACAAATCGATTTCACTGAGGGCCTTGCGGGCCGAAGGCATGACCCGCGATCAACTGTTTGAGCAAATCGGATGGGTGGATGGCTAA
- a CDS encoding DNA-3-methyladenine glycosylase — translation MQPIRCQEDVNKGLEALLAKDPSLQTLADQIGTVPLRLREPGFEGLARIVNSQQISVASANAIWARLSALVDPFMPQVLHALSDEALLGAGLSRPKLKTMRALSQTCLAGLDVERLAQRPAKDARAALTAIHGIGPWTADIFLMFCAGHPDIFPVKDVALQAIAQEVLNLKKRPSEKHLTVLVRRWLPHRSVAARLLWAYYGLQKSASKDNAATSRLPI, via the coding sequence ATGCAACCCATTCGTTGCCAGGAAGATGTGAATAAGGGGCTGGAAGCGCTGCTGGCGAAAGATCCGTCCCTGCAAACTCTCGCAGATCAGATTGGCACCGTGCCGCTGCGTTTGCGTGAGCCGGGCTTTGAGGGTCTCGCCCGCATCGTCAATTCGCAACAGATTTCCGTTGCCAGCGCCAATGCCATTTGGGCGCGGCTCAGCGCGTTGGTTGATCCATTTATGCCGCAGGTGCTGCACGCCCTGTCTGATGAAGCTTTGCTGGGTGCGGGGTTGTCACGACCAAAACTGAAAACCATGCGCGCGCTGTCCCAAACCTGTCTGGCCGGGCTTGATGTGGAACGGCTGGCCCAACGCCCGGCCAAGGACGCCCGTGCCGCACTTACAGCCATTCATGGCATTGGTCCCTGGACTGCCGATATTTTTTTGATGTTCTGTGCCGGACACCCGGATATTTTTCCGGTCAAGGATGTGGCCCTCCAGGCCATTGCGCAGGAGGTGCTGAATTTGAAAAAGCGCCCCAGCGAAAAACACCTGACGGTTCTGGTGCGGCGCTGGTTGCCGCATCGCTCTGTTGCAGCGCGGCTGTTGTGGGCTTATTACGGACTTCAGAAATCTGCCTCAAAAGACAATGCCGCCACAAGCCGCCTCCCAATTTAG
- a CDS encoding alpha/beta hydrolase, which produces MTAPLLDGPRLAPQSGGAAKQLIVFLHGYGSDGNDLIGIGDQWGALLPEAAFVSPHAPEACAMAPVGRQWFHLTLRDPSEYWRGVVAARSALDAFLDAELTRLGLTDKDMVLVGFSQGSMMAMHTGVRRKTPPAGIVAYSGLLAGPEHLQADLTGKPPVFLAHGTHDEVVPFALMGAAESALKAADVPVISHAAQGMGHGIDGAGLAMGVAHCQQVLKGA; this is translated from the coding sequence ATGACCGCACCCCTTCTCGACGGACCACGCCTTGCCCCCCAATCCGGCGGCGCAGCAAAGCAGTTGATTGTTTTTCTCCATGGCTATGGATCCGATGGCAATGATCTGATCGGGATTGGCGATCAATGGGGAGCGCTTTTGCCGGAGGCCGCCTTTGTCTCGCCTCATGCGCCGGAAGCCTGCGCCATGGCCCCTGTCGGGCGGCAATGGTTTCACCTCACCTTGCGCGATCCATCGGAATATTGGCGCGGTGTTGTGGCCGCGAGGTCGGCTTTGGACGCATTCCTGGATGCGGAGCTGACCCGGCTGGGTCTTACCGACAAGGACATGGTTTTGGTCGGTTTCAGCCAAGGCTCAATGATGGCCATGCATACCGGCGTGCGCCGCAAAACCCCGCCGGCCGGCATTGTTGCCTATTCCGGTCTGCTGGCAGGACCTGAACATCTGCAGGCGGACCTGACGGGCAAACCGCCGGTGTTTCTGGCCCATGGCACCCATGATGAAGTGGTGCCCTTTGCCTTGATGGGCGCTGCCGAATCAGCCCTGAAAGCGGCAGACGTTCCGGTTATCAGCCACGCGGCACAGGGCATGGGCCATGGCATTGACGGCGCAGGTCTTGCCATGGGTGTGGCCCATTGTCAGCAGGTTCTGAAAGGCGCCTGA
- a CDS encoding HNH endonuclease, which yields MTKHVSLDAHPALVLNADFRPLSYYPLSLWCWQDSIKAVFLERVNIVSEYDVYVHSPSTKMRVPSVVSLKDYVQPSRYPAFTRFNVFLRDKFQCQYCGFDRDLTFDHVIPRSKGGITSWENVITACAPCNLRKANKTLKQVGMSARSRAIQPTVHELHNNGRYFPPNYLHDSWMDYLYWDAELEP from the coding sequence GTGACTAAACATGTGTCACTCGATGCCCATCCGGCATTGGTGCTGAATGCGGATTTTCGTCCGTTGAGTTATTATCCGCTGTCGCTGTGGTGCTGGCAGGATTCTATAAAAGCCGTCTTTCTGGAACGGGTGAACATCGTTTCCGAATACGATGTCTATGTGCATAGCCCATCGACAAAAATGCGGGTGCCAAGTGTTGTCAGCCTGAAGGATTACGTTCAGCCCTCGCGCTATCCGGCCTTCACACGGTTCAATGTTTTTCTGCGTGACAAGTTTCAATGCCAGTATTGCGGCTTCGACAGGGATCTGACCTTTGACCATGTGATACCGCGCTCCAAGGGCGGCATAACAAGCTGGGAAAACGTCATCACCGCTTGTGCGCCCTGCAATCTGCGCAAGGCCAACAAGACGCTGAAACAGGTTGGCATGAGTGCACGCAGCCGGGCTATTCAGCCCACTGTGCATGAGCTGCATAATAATGGGCGCTATTTCCCACCCAACTATCTGCATGATAGCTGGATGGATTATCTGTATTGGGATGCAGAACTGGAGCCCTGA
- a CDS encoding disulfide bond formation protein B — protein MSDKPLRKDNSAGARMGVGLLALLLALAAIGGAWSFQLIGGYIPCALCLEQRIPYYIGIPMLIAALIVTRLNSWSKLGRLLFFNFAICMAWGLYLAIYHAGAEWAFWPGPTDCGGNAVLSDDTSTLLAQLETVKLISCTEAAGRFLGLSFAGWNAVSTMMLGALGLLAAFLPPKMEVLDPDA, from the coding sequence GTGAGTGACAAGCCGCTTCGGAAAGATAACAGCGCAGGCGCGCGTATGGGCGTTGGCCTTCTGGCCCTGCTGCTGGCTTTGGCCGCGATTGGCGGAGCCTGGAGCTTTCAGCTGATCGGCGGTTATATTCCCTGCGCCCTGTGCCTGGAACAACGAATTCCCTACTATATTGGCATACCAATGCTGATAGCGGCGCTGATTGTGACCAGGCTCAATTCGTGGTCAAAGCTGGGTCGGCTGCTGTTTTTCAACTTTGCCATCTGCATGGCTTGGGGCCTTTATCTGGCGATTTATCATGCTGGTGCGGAATGGGCATTCTGGCCAGGACCCACCGATTGTGGCGGCAATGCCGTCCTGTCAGATGACACCAGCACTTTGCTGGCCCAACTGGAAACTGTGAAGCTGATCAGCTGTACGGAAGCTGCCGGGCGGTTCCTTGGCCTGTCCTTTGCCGGATGGAACGCTGTGTCCACCATGATGCTGGGCGCACTTGGCCTGCTGGCAGCTTTTCTGCCACCAAAAATGGAAGTGCTTGATCCGGACGCTTGA
- a CDS encoding YqaA family protein, which yields MTDEKFSQSPTPVPAPTPSPLRRLYDWTLELAAKKNAAWALSFVSFIESSVFPIPPDVLLIPMVLSNRAKAWWYAFLCTVASVLGALLGYAIGALLFETVAQPILGFYGYADKFDEFAERYNEWGVWVVLMAGLTPFPFKVITIASGATGLGLPVFILASIVARGIRFFAVAGLIYVFGPPVRTFIEKRLGLVFAVSLAILVGGFVVARYMI from the coding sequence ATGACAGATGAAAAATTTTCCCAATCGCCTACTCCGGTTCCGGCTCCGACCCCTTCTCCGCTGCGCCGTCTCTATGACTGGACGCTGGAACTGGCCGCGAAGAAAAATGCAGCATGGGCTTTGTCCTTTGTGTCCTTCATTGAAAGCTCGGTGTTTCCCATTCCGCCGGATGTGCTGCTGATCCCCATGGTACTGTCCAACCGGGCAAAAGCCTGGTGGTATGCGTTTTTGTGTACCGTGGCTTCGGTGCTGGGTGCGCTGCTGGGCTATGCCATTGGCGCCCTGCTGTTTGAAACGGTGGCGCAACCGATTCTTGGCTTTTATGGCTATGCGGACAAGTTTGATGAATTTGCCGAACGTTACAATGAATGGGGCGTCTGGGTGGTTCTGATGGCCGGTTTGACGCCGTTCCCGTTCAAGGTGATTACCATTGCCTCCGGCGCAACCGGGCTTGGCCTTCCCGTGTTCATACTTGCCAGCATTGTAGCCCGCGGCATTCGGTTTTTTGCCGTGGCGGGCCTGATCTATGTGTTCGGGCCGCCGGTTCGAACCTTTATTGAAAAGCGGCTTGGCCTTGTGTTTGCCGTATCGCTGGCAATTCTGGTGGGGGGCTTTGTGGTCGCCCGCTACATGATTTAA
- a CDS encoding integrase arm-type DNA-binding domain-containing protein, protein MPLTDAKLRALKPEAKPTKHSDSGGLHVLVTPTGSKLWRLSYRYAGKQKTLALGSYPIISLIEARQKRDVAKKLIADGNDPALQAKLEKAQRKHAHSNTFNVLADKLLEKDEREGRAPATLKKKKWLLEQARPDIGNRPISEISAAEILVPLRKVEAKGNLETARRMRSTIGEVFRLAIANALAENDPTFGLKGALTTPTVQHRAAFTTEREFAGLIRAVWQYDGMPETRAALQLMALLYSRPGELRHAEWSEFDFDSNSWTIPASRTKTRKEHKKPLPSAAIKILQGLRNLTGHRTLALPSVQSPLRPMSENTFNGALRRLGFAKNEVTAHGFRASASSLLNESGHWSPDAIEAELGHVGADQVRKAYHRALYWEERVRMAEWWAGQICAFSVPLR, encoded by the coding sequence ATGCCGTTGACTGACGCGAAACTGCGAGCCCTGAAGCCAGAGGCAAAGCCGACAAAGCACAGTGATAGCGGTGGGCTGCATGTGTTGGTTACGCCAACTGGCTCGAAGCTCTGGCGCTTGTCTTATCGCTATGCGGGGAAACAGAAGACGCTGGCGCTTGGAAGCTATCCGATTATTTCTCTTATTGAAGCTCGGCAGAAGCGTGATGTTGCAAAAAAACTGATTGCAGATGGAAATGACCCGGCGCTCCAGGCCAAGCTGGAAAAGGCGCAGCGCAAGCATGCTCATTCAAACACCTTCAATGTGCTTGCAGACAAGCTTTTGGAGAAGGATGAAAGGGAAGGCAGAGCGCCCGCAACACTGAAAAAGAAGAAATGGTTGCTGGAGCAGGCGCGTCCAGACATTGGCAACAGACCGATCTCCGAAATTTCCGCGGCTGAAATCCTGGTACCTTTACGAAAGGTGGAAGCAAAAGGAAATTTGGAAACAGCAAGGCGCATGCGCTCGACGATTGGAGAGGTATTCAGACTCGCGATTGCAAACGCATTGGCTGAAAATGATCCGACCTTTGGACTGAAAGGCGCATTAACAACACCAACAGTCCAACATCGCGCAGCTTTCACGACAGAGCGCGAATTTGCAGGATTGATCCGGGCTGTTTGGCAATATGACGGCATGCCAGAAACACGGGCGGCTTTGCAGTTGATGGCTCTACTTTATTCAAGGCCAGGAGAATTACGTCATGCGGAGTGGTCCGAATTCGACTTTGACAGCAATTCATGGACGATACCTGCATCCAGGACCAAAACACGTAAAGAGCACAAAAAGCCATTGCCAAGCGCTGCAATCAAGATTTTGCAGGGACTGCGGAATTTAACGGGACATAGAACATTGGCGTTGCCCTCGGTGCAGTCGCCTTTGAGGCCCATGAGTGAGAACACATTTAATGGAGCTTTACGTCGTCTTGGGTTTGCCAAGAACGAGGTGACTGCGCACGGGTTTAGAGCCTCAGCGTCATCGTTACTGAACGAAAGTGGGCACTGGTCGCCAGATGCCATAGAGGCCGAACTGGGGCATGTGGGTGCAGATCAAGTCAGGAAGGCATATCACAGAGCTCTTTATTGGGAAGAGCGCGTCAGGATGGCTGAATGGTGGGCTGGTCAGATCTGCGCATTCTCGGTGCCATTGCGATAG
- a CDS encoding IS5 family transposase (programmed frameshift), with translation MSDLFWFSDAQWARIEPLLPSNTRGLKRVDDRRVLSGIVHVIRSGGRWVDAPADYGPRKTLYNRFQRWAERGIWEDIFSALAGREDVPDRLMIDSTIVKAHRSSSGAKGGPWLMIGLSKGGRTTKIHCVTDGRGRPCVLAITPGNTSDHKAAHQCLAAMPPATHLIADKGYDSTAFRDWLTSRGTIPVIPPRSNRKIQYHYDRKLYRERNIIERTFNRFKDFRRIATRYDRKLKTYMAALCLIASVVWWL, from the exons ATGTCTGATTTGTTTTGGTTTTCCGATGCACAATGGGCTCGTATTGAACCACTATTGCCAAGCAACACACGTGGCTTGAAACGTGTTGATGATCGCCGTGTTTTGAGTGGCATTGTCCATGTCATCCGCTCCGGCGGTCGGTGGGTGGACGCTCCTGCTGATTACGGTCCCAGGAAAACCCTGTATAATCGGTTCCAACGCTGGGCAGAACGCGGCATATGGGAAGATATTTTCTCCGCACTTGCGGGGCGTGAAGATGTTCCGGACAGGCTCATGATCGATAGTACAATCGTCAAGGCGCACCGCTCTTCAAGTGGTGCAAAAGGGGGGCCTTGGCTCATG ATCGGCTTATCAAAAGGCGGAAGAACGACCAAAATCCACTGCGTGACCGATGGACGTGGAAGGCCGTGTGTTCTGGCGATAACTCCAGGAAACACCAGTGATCACAAGGCAGCGCATCAATGTCTGGCAGCCATGCCACCTGCAACACATCTTATCGCTGACAAGGGCTATGACAGCACGGCATTTCGTGATTGGCTGACGTCCCGTGGCACTATTCCAGTCATTCCGCCACGCTCAAATCGCAAAATCCAATATCACTACGACAGGAAACTCTACCGTGAGCGAAACATCATCGAACGCACCTTCAATCGCTTCAAGGATTTCCGACGAATAGCAACCCGCTATGACCGAAAACTCAAAACCTATATGGCTGCACTGTGCCTCATCGCATCCGTGGTATGGTGGCTGTAA